The region AAGGGGTACGGGCCAGCTCTCGGTAAAGGACTTGCGTCGCCCCTGGACACAGCCGCGGGGCCGGAGAAATCCGCTCCGGCCCCGCACCCGTTCCCGCCACCGCCCCGCCCCCCTCACCAGCTCAACAGGCGTGCCCCATCCGCCGCGACAGCTCCTCGGCGGCGGAAACCGTGGCCTTGACGACCTCGGGCAGCCGCTCGTCGTCCAGCCGGTACGCGGGCACCGACACGCTGAGCGCCCCGATCACCGAGCCGTCGCGCCCGCGCACCGGCGCCGCGACCGCGCGCAGCCCGCGCTCCAGCTCCTCGACCGCGACCGCGAAACCCCGCTCGGCCACCTCGGCGAGCTCACGGCGCAGCGCGGCGGCCGAGGTGAGCGTCCGCTCGGTCAGCCGCGGCAACTTCCGTGCCAGCACAGCTTGTTGGGCGGCGGCGGGCTGATGGGCGAGCAGCGCCTTGCCGCTGGAGGTGGCATGCAGCGGCGTCCGCCGGCCGAGCCAGTTCTGCGCGGTGACCGACGCCGGACCGCGCACCTGCATGACGTTGACCGCGGCATCGCCCTCCAACACCGCGATGTTGACCGTCTCCCCCAGCTCCTCGGCCAGCCGCCGGCAGACCACCGCGCCTTCCTGCGAGATGTCCAGCCGGACGACCGCCGCGCCGGCCAGCCGCAGCACCCCCGCCCCGAGGAAGTACGTGCCGCGCTCGGGCTCCTGTCCGACCAGCCCGCGGTTCTCCAGCACGCCCAGCAGCCGGAACGCGGTCGACTTGTGGACCCCCAGCTCCTCGGCGATCCCGGCCACCCCGGTCTCGCCGCGCCGCGCCAGGATCTCCAGTACGGTCACGGCCCGGTCCACCGACTGCACGGCG is a window of Streptomyces caniferus DNA encoding:
- a CDS encoding IclR family transcriptional regulator encodes the protein MTDSVEGGAAGGPAGRPGSAVQSVDRAVTVLEILARRGETGVAGIAEELGVHKSTAFRLLGVLENRGLVGQEPERGTYFLGAGVLRLAGAAVVRLDISQEGAVVCRRLAEELGETVNIAVLEGDAAVNVMQVRGPASVTAQNWLGRRTPLHATSSGKALLAHQPAAAQQAVLARKLPRLTERTLTSAAALRRELAEVAERGFAVAVEELERGLRAVAAPVRGRDGSVIGALSVSVPAYRLDDERLPEVVKATVSAAEELSRRMGHAC